One window of the Rhodococcus sovatensis genome contains the following:
- a CDS encoding serine hydrolase domain-containing protein, producing the protein MRISPDSLLRRSATAALTAVLASVFVACGSAGNENGSTETNSAEPQAPTQSSDSVDVDKITDIVTNQLAALDLSAAVFGVWQGDEQLVLGAVGESPIGVPATPNMQLRVGQPMEPMLSTVLLQLGDDGTLSLDEPIARWVPDFPRADQITPRMLANSTSGISDYVTNPDFLKAFYANPIEGFTAQEIFDLANSRPPLFEPGTSFGYSHSDLCLLGVVLERASGEPLGELLKKRVFTPLGMSESNLMLTPQMADPALHGYTNERGVFEDSTFWNPTAFLNSGNMNSTVSDVGRWVRALGTGELLPDSVFQEMMAPETAGLGPLTAERFFAFGTAHLGSWLFMNPSFGGYNGVALYDTESKTTIVIYATLGPTSNADTNNTVPIASAIGALLLPDNPPKLS; encoded by the coding sequence ATGAGGATTTCACCTGACAGTCTGTTGCGTCGAAGTGCCACCGCGGCACTCACTGCCGTCCTCGCCTCTGTTTTCGTTGCCTGCGGATCGGCCGGTAACGAAAACGGCAGCACAGAGACCAACAGCGCCGAGCCCCAGGCGCCCACCCAGAGTTCCGACTCCGTGGATGTCGACAAGATCACCGACATCGTGACGAACCAACTCGCCGCACTCGATCTCAGCGCCGCCGTGTTCGGGGTGTGGCAAGGCGACGAACAATTGGTTCTCGGCGCAGTCGGCGAGTCGCCGATCGGCGTACCCGCTACGCCGAACATGCAACTTCGCGTCGGACAGCCAATGGAGCCGATGCTGTCGACTGTCCTCCTACAACTCGGCGACGACGGAACACTGAGCCTCGACGAACCGATTGCCAGGTGGGTTCCCGATTTTCCACGCGCCGACCAAATCACGCCGCGGATGCTGGCCAACAGCACCAGCGGCATCTCGGACTATGTAACAAATCCCGATTTCCTGAAAGCCTTCTACGCGAACCCGATCGAGGGATTCACGGCGCAAGAGATCTTCGACCTGGCCAATTCTCGCCCGCCGCTGTTCGAACCGGGCACCAGCTTCGGCTACTCCCACAGCGATCTATGCCTACTCGGTGTGGTGCTCGAAAGGGCGTCGGGTGAACCGCTGGGCGAGCTGTTGAAGAAGCGAGTCTTCACCCCGCTCGGAATGAGCGAGAGCAACCTGATGCTGACTCCCCAGATGGCCGATCCTGCCCTGCATGGCTACACCAACGAGCGTGGCGTATTCGAAGACTCGACCTTCTGGAATCCCACCGCATTTCTCAACAGTGGAAACATGAACTCCACGGTTTCCGATGTCGGGCGCTGGGTTCGCGCACTCGGAACCGGTGAACTACTGCCCGACAGTGTGTTTCAAGAGATGATGGCGCCCGAGACAGCCGGTCTCGGCCCACTGACCGCCGAACGATTCTTCGCTTTCGGAACTGCTCACCTCGGCAGCTGGTTGTTCATGAACCCGTCCTTCGGTGGCTACAACGGAGTCGCCTTGTACGACACGGAATCGAAAACCACGATCGTCATCTACGCAACCCTCGGACCGACTTCGAACGCGGACACCAACAACACGGTTCCGATCGCCAGCGCTATCGGCGCACTCCTGTTGCCGGACAATCCGCCGAAGCTGTCCTGA
- a CDS encoding enoyl-CoA hydratase-related protein, with product MPYVDRVADVFVLNLGDRDGDDGENRMGPAWVADVAALLDEVEAATGPAALVTTATGKYFSTGVDLSWGAENLDQVNLFIGAVQSLLARVLTFPMQTVAALQGHTFGGAAFFAMAHDYRIMRADRGFLCFPGVSIGASYSPGTVQMVAAKLTPLAFHEALTTGRRYGGDDAATLGLVDSSSPEDRLLDDAIARATELTETRGSVLGDIKRTMYADVVESLLAPVAGVEKQEWTMR from the coding sequence ATGCCCTATGTGGACCGTGTTGCCGACGTATTCGTGCTGAACCTCGGGGACCGAGATGGAGACGATGGCGAGAACCGAATGGGACCAGCCTGGGTTGCCGACGTCGCAGCGCTCCTCGACGAGGTCGAGGCAGCCACAGGGCCGGCGGCACTGGTTACCACGGCGACAGGCAAGTACTTCTCCACCGGTGTCGACCTCTCCTGGGGCGCTGAGAACCTCGACCAGGTGAACCTGTTCATCGGCGCGGTGCAGTCGCTGCTGGCACGTGTTCTGACGTTCCCGATGCAGACAGTCGCTGCACTACAAGGGCATACGTTCGGCGGCGCGGCGTTTTTCGCCATGGCGCACGACTACCGGATCATGCGAGCCGACCGCGGCTTTCTGTGCTTCCCCGGCGTGAGTATCGGTGCCAGCTACAGCCCAGGGACAGTGCAGATGGTTGCGGCCAAGCTGACACCTCTGGCGTTCCATGAGGCACTGACGACGGGACGCCGATACGGCGGTGACGACGCCGCCACGCTCGGCCTGGTCGACTCCTCCTCCCCGGAAGATCGCCTGCTCGACGATGCCATCGCTCGTGCGACGGAATTGACCGAAACACGAGGCAGTGTTCTCGGCGACATCAAACGCACCATGTATGCAGACGTCGTCGAGTCCCTCCTGGCGCCTGTAGCGGGCGTGGAGAAGCAGGAGTGGACTATGCGCTAG
- a CDS encoding DASS family sodium-coupled anion symporter, with translation MSQLSDEEESGRRADPNEFDEVDQRSAGERDHEVKSGRRTRQWVGLAAGLLLAVLVYAVMPDDVDHTARLTAATAVLMGIWWMTEAVPIPATALLPLIIFPVLDGDVDINDVGASYGNNIIFLFMGGFLLALAMQRWNLHRRIALLTVNAMGTKPTMVIAGFMIATGFLSMWVSNTATAVMMIPIGVSVLVLVLDIGKKAGAVPGADADADADADADATITEAVIKSNFGTAMMLGIAYAASIGSLGTIIGTPPNTLLVGYLEGQGITIGFLEWMIAGVPLAVVLLFIAWFLLTHVLFKPEIDDIPGGKQLIKGELDALGKMSQGEIRVAIVFCLAAASWVAVPLIFDAPPISDTGIAMTAALLLFLLPSGGKKGVRLIDWETAVKLPWGVLLLFGGGLALSAQFQSSGLTDWIGTIAAGLDTIPVVLLIVVATTAIIFLTEITSNTATAATFLPVAGGVAMGMDIDLLVLTIPVALAATCAFMLPVATPPNAVSYASGYITIGQMMRGGLWLNLISIALITLAAYTVFAWSLGIEY, from the coding sequence ATGTCGCAGCTCAGCGACGAGGAGGAGTCAGGTCGCCGAGCCGACCCGAACGAATTCGACGAAGTCGACCAGCGATCGGCTGGGGAACGTGACCACGAGGTCAAGTCAGGGCGGCGTACACGGCAATGGGTCGGACTCGCTGCAGGACTGCTGCTGGCGGTACTCGTGTATGCGGTCATGCCCGACGATGTGGACCACACTGCGCGGCTGACTGCCGCGACCGCTGTACTCATGGGTATCTGGTGGATGACCGAGGCAGTACCGATCCCTGCGACAGCCCTGTTGCCACTCATCATCTTTCCCGTCCTCGATGGCGACGTCGACATCAACGATGTGGGCGCTTCATACGGCAACAACATCATCTTCTTGTTCATGGGCGGCTTTCTGCTGGCTCTGGCAATGCAACGGTGGAACCTGCACCGTCGGATAGCCCTTCTCACCGTCAACGCCATGGGTACGAAGCCGACAATGGTGATCGCAGGGTTCATGATCGCAACCGGCTTCTTGTCGATGTGGGTGTCGAACACAGCCACCGCAGTCATGATGATCCCGATCGGTGTCTCGGTTCTGGTATTGGTACTCGATATCGGGAAGAAGGCGGGCGCGGTTCCCGGTGCTGATGCTGATGCTGATGCTGATGCTGATGCTGATGCCACGATCACGGAGGCGGTGATCAAGAGCAACTTCGGTACCGCGATGATGCTCGGTATTGCCTACGCGGCGTCGATCGGATCGCTGGGGACGATCATCGGCACTCCTCCGAATACTCTGCTGGTGGGTTACCTCGAGGGCCAGGGCATCACGATCGGATTTCTCGAATGGATGATCGCGGGTGTGCCACTCGCGGTGGTCCTGCTGTTCATAGCCTGGTTCTTGCTCACCCATGTCTTGTTCAAACCCGAGATCGATGACATTCCGGGCGGCAAGCAGCTCATCAAGGGCGAACTGGATGCCCTGGGAAAGATGTCGCAGGGTGAGATCCGAGTGGCAATCGTCTTCTGTCTCGCTGCCGCATCGTGGGTCGCGGTTCCACTGATCTTCGACGCGCCGCCGATCTCCGACACCGGGATCGCAATGACGGCAGCGCTTCTCCTGTTCCTGCTACCCAGCGGAGGAAAAAAGGGGGTTCGTCTGATCGATTGGGAGACGGCGGTCAAACTGCCCTGGGGTGTCCTGCTGCTGTTCGGTGGAGGACTTGCACTGTCGGCGCAATTCCAATCCAGCGGCTTGACCGACTGGATCGGGACCATCGCGGCGGGTCTGGATACCATTCCTGTGGTCTTGCTGATCGTCGTGGCAACCACGGCAATCATCTTTCTGACCGAGATCACGAGCAATACAGCGACGGCGGCAACGTTCCTGCCCGTGGCCGGCGGGGTCGCGATGGGCATGGATATCGATCTATTGGTTCTGACCATTCCGGTTGCGCTGGCGGCTACGTGTGCGTTCATGCTGCCGGTGGCAACGCCACCCAACGCGGTCTCGTACGCCAGCGGGTACATCACCATCGGCCAGATGATGCGGGGTGGGTTGTGGCTCAACCTTATTTCCATAGCCTTGATCACGCTGGCGGCCTACACCGTGTTCGCATGGTCGTTGGGCATCGAGTACTGA